The proteins below are encoded in one region of Sminthopsis crassicaudata isolate SCR6 chromosome 1, ASM4859323v1, whole genome shotgun sequence:
- the CIST1 gene encoding putative LOC729966 homolog isoform X1 has product MTGPSPLFVLLLLSWKLEVVGGNKSSKISSSHGESPYTPTSHSSSSSTLSSHSGSSSTLSSHSSSSSTPSSHSGFSSTLSSHSGFSSTLSSHSGSSSTLTSHSSSFSTPSSHNSSSSTPPSHNSFSSTPISHNSSSSTPISHNSSSSTPISHNSSSSTPISHSRSSSTPPSQSGFSSTSPSHTSWSSTPFKGSSPNPSTSFGAPSAVTSMATPAKGSTILGISASTGETQRNPGVVIVVCLFVSILVLGLVMVAVKCFRKNINGFEKMDELPMETVREEAPFARLTPQ; this is encoded by the exons ATGACGGGCCCGTCTCCTCTCTTCGTCCTGCTGCTGCTGTCCTGGAAGCTGGAGGTAGTTGGAG gGAATAAATCTTCCAAGATCTCTTCCTCCCACGGTGAATCCCCCTACACTCCCACCTCTCACAGTAGCTCCTCCTCCACTCTCTCCTCCCACAGTGGCTCCTCCTCCACTCTCTCCTCCCACAGTAGCtcctcctccactccctcctcccacaGTGGCTTCTCCTCCACTCTCTCCTCCCACAGTGGCTTTTCCTCCACTCTCTCCTCCCACAGTGGCTCCTCTTCCACTCTCACCTCCCACAGTAGCTCcttctccactccctcctcccacaATAGCTCCTCTTCCACTCCCCCCTCCCACAATAGCTTCTCCTCCACTCCCATCTCCCACAATAGCTCCTCCTCCACTCCCATCTCCCACAATAGCTCCTCCTCCACTCCCATCTCCCACAATAGCTCCTCCTCCACTCCCATTTCCCACAGTAGGTCCTCTTCCACTCCCCCCTCCCAAAGTGGCTTCTCCTCTACTTCCCCCTCCCACACAAGCTGGTCCTCAACTCCCTTTAAAGGCTCTTCCCCAAACCCCAGCACTTCCTTTGGAGCTCCATCAGCTGTTACGAGTATGGCAACCCCAGCTAAGGGGTCCACCATTCTGGGGATCAGTGCCAGTACAG GGGAGACCCAGCGAAATCCTGGTGTGGTGATTGTGGTCTGCCTTTTCGTGTCTATTCTGGTCCTGGGCTTGGTGATGGTGGCTGTGAAATGCTTCAGGAAGAACATAAATGGCTTTGAGAAGATGGATGAGTTACCCATG gaaacTGTTCGAGAGGAGGCACCCTTTGCTAGACTGACCCCTCAGTGA
- the CIST1 gene encoding putative LOC729966 homolog isoform X2 has translation MTGPSPLFVLLLLSWKLEVVGGETQRNPGVVIVVCLFVSILVLGLVMVAVKCFRKNINGFEKMDELPMETVREEAPFARLTPQ, from the exons ATGACGGGCCCGTCTCCTCTCTTCGTCCTGCTGCTGCTGTCCTGGAAGCTGGAGGTAGTTGGAG GGGAGACCCAGCGAAATCCTGGTGTGGTGATTGTGGTCTGCCTTTTCGTGTCTATTCTGGTCCTGGGCTTGGTGATGGTGGCTGTGAAATGCTTCAGGAAGAACATAAATGGCTTTGAGAAGATGGATGAGTTACCCATG gaaacTGTTCGAGAGGAGGCACCCTTTGCTAGACTGACCCCTCAGTGA